The Amycolatopsis sp. DG1A-15b genome contains the following window.
GGGAGCCGGCGGGACCGGACTGCCTCGGCAGTTCAGGCGTTACAGCGTTGGAGTGGTGAAGTGGATCGTCGGTCTTCATGGCGGCCTCAAGGTGCGCGACGGATCATGGTCGCTGCTAACTCCGTTCGACCGCGTCGGGGGAGACAGAACAGTGATGATCCACTGCCAACCGCATCGAAGCTGGTTCGGTTCGGCGGCGGAGCCTGCGGCTGACCCTGTGGCGGACCCTGTGGAGGTGCCGGCTCAGAGAGCCTTTGGTGATCCACCTGTTCGGGCGACGCTGCTGGGGCACTTTTCGTGACCCCGTTTCGCCGCCGTCGGCGCGTGCCCCAGTTTTGCCCCAGCTACTCGTCGGTGGCTGAACTTCTTCTTGGCGAAACTCACAGTTCGCCGATGCGAAAAACCGCCCTACCTGGATCTTCGGATCCGGCGGGCGGTGTTTCGTCACTGTGGAGCTAAGGGGACTCGAACCCCTGACCCCCTCACTGCCAGTGAGGGTCGATCATGGCCCTGACCTGCGGCGATGGAGAATCGCCTAGTGAAATGATGCGCTTGATCGCCGTTGCTTGCAACTGTGTGCTGTTGAGCGCAGTTGTATCAGGGGGTTTGCCCCAGCTATGCCCCAGTGAAATTGGTGAGAGGAACGCCCGCGTTCGTTTTGAACAAACGTGCGGTAGGCACAACCCGGGCTTGGAGCCGTTGAACAGAGCTCAAGTGGGGCGGTTCCGTGCAGCCGGAACCCGCACTGATGAGCTATCTCGGTCGCTCGGCCGGTCTCCGCGTGGTCGGCTGGAGTAGTCGGGACGCACCCACACGTCCTTCACCCATAGCCTGTTGCCATGGTGTCGAAGGCGTGGGTCGTCCAGGTCGTCGAGCGGCATCTGGCCGGCTGGCCGGCTGCGGGCGGGCCGAAGATGGTGATCACGGACGTCGACCCGCACCGGCTTGGCTGGGTGATCTGCAGTCAAAGCGAGGGGTATGTGCGTTCCCGGGAACTCATCGACATGGTGGTGGGCCATGGGCCGTTCTTGGTCGATGGGATGGACGGCAGCTTGCAAATGGTGCATGCGACCGCCGATCTCGAGGCTAGTGAGTGGATCGAGGACCACCGAGCGCTATCTGACCGAGCGGGTCGACGGTCCCGAGAACTATGAAGACTGGGCTGGCAAGGTCCGAACAGCAGGTATTGGCAAGAGGTGAATGACGACGCGATCGAAGAGTGGCAAAATGGAAAGATTGGCCCTGGCGGACCGATCGACTAGAATGATCTGGTCGTCGATACAGGTGGTGGAGAAATCATGAATCCGGACGAGATCCGCGCAGCTGTGCTCTATGCGCTTAATCGATTATACCTGCCCATCGCGGCCGACGACCTTTCCCTGGTCACGCGCCTCGTGAAGGGCGTCGATGTCGCCGAGGCCGACCTTGATGACCTGGCCGAGGCGGATCGAGCGGGTTTCCGTGCGGGGGATGAGAGGCCCGTGTGGATCTGCCCAGCACTCGAGTATCCAGACGGGAAGGCGAACGAGGGTTTCTTCACGAGGTCCGATTGGCCGATACAAGCGCGAATTGTCCGAGGCGGTGTTCCTTCGAAATCCAAGGATCTCTTTCTTCTGCGCCATTTATGTGACTTGGCGATGAGTGCTGACACGGGCGAGGCATTGCGCGAATCTCTTCGGGAGCGTATTGACGATCTGACCATTCACTTTACCGAGTCTCGACTCGCCGAACGGCGCGCCGAGCACAGTAAAAGCGTCGATGATCTGGAATTTTATCGTGAGTTTGCCGAGGATCTTTACGGAGAGGTGGTTCGGCAGGAACGAGAGGCGCAACGCGACGCCATCGAAGCCCTCGAGCGGCTTCCCCTGCCAGTCCGATACTTCGGAGTGAGTTGAGCTGCAGACCGGAACAGGACGCACCTCGTCGACGATTCGGGCCCGGCTGGAACGGTCACGATTCCCTGGGCAATCTCCCAATCCTCAGATGCGTGTGTCGCGGGGTAGTGGTGCCGGATGCCAAGGCCATTCCTAAGGGATGTCTCGTAATCCGCTGCCGGGCCGTCTGT
Protein-coding sequences here:
- a CDS encoding YrhB domain-containing protein, giving the protein MVSKAWVVQVVERHLAGWPAAGGPKMVITDVDPHRLGWVICSQSEGYVRSRELIDMVVGHGPFLVDGMDGSLQMVHATADLEASEWIEDHRALSDRAGRRSREL